The Oxalobacteraceae bacterium OTU3CINTB1 genome includes a window with the following:
- the purH gene encoding bifunctional phosphoribosylaminoimidazolecarboxamide formyltransferase/IMP cyclohydrolase: MIKQALISVSDKTGVLDFARALSTMGVKILSTGGTAKLLADNGVAVTEVADYTGFPEMLDGRVKTLHPKVHGGILARRDFPEHVAKLEEHAIPTIDMVVVNLYPFQATVAKQDCSLDDAIENIDIGGPAMLRSAAKNHKDVIVICDPSDYGVVLAEMQTTDNAPGVVGYDTRFKLATKVYAHTAQYDGAIANYLTSLGADRQHASRNAYPTTLNVAFEKVQDMRYGENPHQSAAFYRDVAATDGALANYRQLQGKELSFNNIADADAAWECVKSMGSFQQSAACVIVKHANPCGVALGFDAADAYKRALQTDPTSAFGGIIAFNVEIDAAAATELAKLFVEVLIAPSYSAEAKQILSAKQNVRLLEIPLGNGVNTMDFKRVGGGLLVQSADAKNVLLTDLKVVSKLQPTPQQLQDMMFAWRVAKYVKSNAIVFCGNNMTLGVGAGQMSRIDSARIASIKAQNAGLSLTGSVVASDAFFPFRDGLDVVVDAGATCVIHPGGSMRDQEVIDAANERGVVMVYTGIRHFRH, encoded by the coding sequence ATGATTAAACAAGCTCTCATCTCCGTCTCCGACAAAACCGGTGTGCTGGACTTCGCCCGCGCGCTGTCCACCATGGGCGTCAAGATCCTGTCGACCGGCGGCACCGCCAAACTGCTGGCCGACAACGGCGTGGCCGTGACCGAGGTCGCCGACTACACCGGCTTCCCGGAGATGCTCGATGGCCGCGTCAAGACCTTGCATCCGAAGGTGCACGGCGGCATCCTGGCGCGCCGCGATTTCCCGGAGCACGTGGCCAAGCTGGAAGAACACGCCATTCCGACCATCGACATGGTGGTGGTCAACCTGTATCCGTTCCAGGCCACCGTCGCCAAGCAGGATTGCTCGCTGGACGACGCCATCGAGAACATCGACATCGGCGGCCCGGCCATGCTGCGCTCGGCGGCCAAGAACCACAAGGACGTCATCGTCATCTGCGATCCGTCGGACTACGGCGTGGTGCTGGCGGAAATGCAGACCACCGACAACGCGCCGGGCGTTGTCGGCTACGACACCCGTTTCAAGCTGGCCACCAAGGTCTATGCGCACACCGCGCAGTACGACGGCGCCATCGCCAACTACCTGACCAGCCTGGGCGCCGACCGCCAGCACGCCAGCCGCAACGCCTATCCGACCACCTTGAACGTGGCGTTTGAAAAAGTGCAGGACATGCGCTACGGCGAGAATCCGCACCAGTCGGCCGCGTTCTACCGCGACGTCGCCGCCACCGACGGCGCGCTGGCCAACTACCGCCAGCTGCAGGGCAAGGAACTGTCGTTCAACAACATCGCCGACGCCGATGCGGCGTGGGAATGCGTCAAGAGCATGGGCAGCTTCCAGCAAAGCGCCGCCTGCGTCATCGTCAAGCACGCCAATCCGTGCGGCGTGGCGCTCGGCTTCGACGCCGCCGACGCCTACAAGCGCGCGCTGCAGACCGATCCGACGTCGGCCTTCGGCGGCATCATCGCCTTCAACGTCGAGATCGACGCGGCCGCCGCCACCGAGCTGGCCAAGCTGTTCGTCGAGGTGCTGATCGCGCCGTCGTATTCGGCCGAGGCCAAGCAGATCCTGTCGGCCAAGCAGAATGTGCGTCTGCTGGAAATCCCGTTGGGCAACGGCGTCAACACGATGGACTTCAAGCGCGTCGGCGGCGGGCTGCTGGTGCAGTCGGCCGATGCGAAAAATGTGCTGCTGACGGACTTGAAGGTTGTCAGCAAGCTGCAGCCGACGCCGCAGCAGTTGCAGGACATGATGTTCGCCTGGCGCGTGGCTAAGTATGTGAAGTCGAACGCGATCGTCTTCTGCGGCAATAATATGACCCTGGGCGTGGGCGCCGGACAGATGAGCCGTATCGATTCGGCCCGCATCGCTTCGATCAAGGCGCAGAACGCCGGCCTGTCGTTGACCGGTTCGGTGGTGGCATCGGATGCGTTCTTCCCGTTCCGCGACGGCCTGGACGTGGTGGTCGACGCCGGCGCGACCTGCGTGATTCATCCGGGCGGCTCGATGCGCGACCAGGAAGTGATCGACGCGGCCAACGAGCGCGGCGTGGTGATGGTCTACACCGGTATCCGCCACTTCCGTCACTAA
- a CDS encoding histidine phosphatase family protein: MNNTNILLIRHGETAWNAVRRLQGHIDIPLNAEGERQAGALAQALAAESVDVIVSSDLQRARQTAQAVADQYHGAQVQTDAKLRERCYGVFEGMLYTEVAQKYPADFALWQARDIDAVMPPGERVAESFRQFYARAISAIREWAERHPGKTVAIVAHGGVLECAYREAVGMQLDSPRDFQVKNASINRFTFSEGKLALTSWGEVEHLSLAAMDDVI; the protein is encoded by the coding sequence ATGAACAACACGAATATTTTGCTGATCCGCCACGGCGAGACGGCCTGGAACGCCGTGCGCCGCCTGCAAGGCCATATCGACATCCCGCTCAACGCCGAAGGCGAACGCCAGGCCGGCGCGCTGGCGCAGGCGCTGGCCGCCGAGTCGGTCGACGTGATCGTCTCGAGCGACCTGCAGCGCGCCCGCCAGACGGCCCAGGCCGTGGCCGACCAGTACCACGGCGCCCAGGTGCAGACCGACGCCAAGCTGCGCGAGCGCTGCTATGGCGTTTTCGAGGGCATGTTGTACACCGAAGTCGCGCAGAAATACCCGGCCGACTTCGCGCTGTGGCAGGCGCGCGATATCGACGCGGTGATGCCGCCGGGAGAGCGCGTGGCGGAGAGTTTCCGCCAGTTTTACGCGCGTGCCATCTCTGCCATTCGGGAATGGGCCGAGCGTCATCCGGGCAAAACCGTCGCCATCGTCGCCCACGGCGGCGTGCTCGAATGCGCCTACCGCGAGGCGGTCGGCATGCAGCTCGACAGCCCGCGCGATTTCCAGGTCAAGAACGCCAGCATCAACCGCTTTACCTTCTCGGAGGGGAAGTTAGCGCTAACTAGCTGGGGCGAAGTAGAGCACCTGAGCTTGGCCGCAATGGACGATGTGATCTGA
- a CDS encoding Fis family transcriptional regulator, with protein sequence MSKESIQEVVQKSLEDYFNDLGEQQASNIYDMVVLTVEKPILEVVMTRADGNQSHAAQMLGINRNTLRKKLQEHGLL encoded by the coding sequence ATGAGCAAAGAAAGTATCCAGGAAGTAGTCCAGAAGAGCCTTGAAGATTACTTCAACGACCTGGGCGAGCAGCAGGCATCGAATATCTACGATATGGTCGTGCTGACCGTGGAAAAGCCGATACTGGAAGTGGTCATGACGCGCGCCGACGGCAACCAGTCGCACGCGGCGCAGATGCTGGGCATCAACCGCAACACCCTGCGCAAGAAACTGCAAGAACACGGCCTGCTGTAA
- the dtd gene encoding D-aminoacyl-tRNA deacylase gives MIALLQRVSDAKVVVEGATIGAIGAGLMVLVCAERNDTEKDADTLLAKMLGYRVFSDDAGKMNRSVTDVAGGLLLVPQFTLAADTKSGTRPSFTPAAAPAEGLRLFNYFVEQARLRHTVVQTGQFGADMKVTLTNDGPVTFWLQTNSK, from the coding sequence ATGATCGCGCTGCTGCAACGGGTCAGCGACGCCAAGGTGGTGGTCGAAGGCGCCACCATCGGCGCCATCGGTGCCGGCTTGATGGTGCTGGTGTGTGCGGAACGCAACGACACCGAGAAGGACGCCGATACCTTGCTGGCCAAAATGCTGGGCTACCGCGTGTTTTCGGACGACGCCGGCAAGATGAACCGCAGCGTGACGGACGTGGCCGGCGGCTTGCTGCTGGTGCCGCAGTTCACCCTGGCGGCCGATACCAAGTCGGGCACCCGTCCTTCGTTCACGCCGGCCGCCGCGCCGGCCGAGGGCTTACGGCTGTTCAATTATTTTGTCGAGCAAGCGCGTTTGCGGCACACTGTGGTGCAAACGGGCCAGTTTGGTGCAGACATGAAAGTCACGCTGACCAACGACGGACCTGTAACGTTTTGGCTGCAAACCAACTCTAAATAA
- a CDS encoding M23 family metallopeptidase, which produces MNQIHKFTSSRLYSLIASTRKARIVSASALFLTVCAFGAAGVAPLAPDPADLPVKSVQEAVTMPDLAPQINALEEQSSSEHFVHEERIRAGDTLATLLTRLGVEDDAAENFIKKDKVAKGVMQLKTGKRVQAQTDDEGNLQWLRAVVVDGKDIPVKNIKISRKNDRFVAEEEPAKLERRVEMHARTINSTLFAATDSNEDGTKLPDTIVKQIVEMFSTSIDFRGDLKRGDHFNVVYETFWQDGEFVRAGRILAGEFTNRGTTYQSVWFEDPQTKQGGGYYSFDGKALKKAFLKSPVEFSRISSGFSMRVHPVSGEWKAHKGIDFPAPTGTPIRASGDGVVDFAGTQNGYGNFVTIKHWNNYSTAYAHMSRFAPGVKKGTKVSQGDVIGYVGSTGWSTGAHLHYEFRVGGEAKDPSKLNVTAQAPLTAAELSRFKLYAADMSHRFALLQPGGSTGTRVAAK; this is translated from the coding sequence ATGAACCAAATACATAAATTCACGAGCTCACGCTTGTACAGTCTGATAGCTTCAACGCGCAAAGCGCGCATTGTCAGCGCCTCGGCACTGTTCCTCACAGTGTGTGCGTTCGGTGCCGCCGGCGTCGCGCCGCTGGCCCCGGATCCTGCCGATCTGCCGGTGAAATCCGTGCAGGAAGCCGTCACGATGCCGGATCTTGCGCCGCAGATCAACGCGCTTGAGGAACAATCGTCCAGCGAGCACTTCGTCCACGAAGAACGCATCCGCGCCGGCGACACCCTGGCCACCTTGCTCACCCGCCTGGGTGTGGAAGACGACGCCGCCGAAAATTTCATCAAAAAAGACAAGGTCGCCAAAGGCGTCATGCAGCTGAAGACGGGAAAACGCGTCCAGGCGCAGACCGACGATGAAGGCAATCTGCAATGGTTGCGCGCGGTCGTGGTCGACGGCAAGGATATCCCTGTCAAGAACATCAAGATTTCCCGCAAGAACGACCGCTTTGTCGCGGAAGAAGAGCCGGCCAAGCTGGAACGCCGCGTCGAGATGCATGCCCGCACCATCAACTCGACCCTGTTCGCAGCCACCGATTCGAACGAAGACGGCACCAAGCTGCCGGACACGATCGTCAAGCAAATCGTTGAGATGTTCTCGACCAGCATCGACTTCCGGGGCGACCTGAAGCGCGGCGACCATTTCAACGTGGTCTATGAGACGTTCTGGCAGGATGGGGAATTTGTTCGCGCGGGCCGCATCCTGGCGGGCGAATTCACCAACCGCGGCACGACGTATCAATCGGTGTGGTTTGAAGATCCGCAGACCAAGCAAGGCGGCGGCTATTACAGCTTCGACGGCAAGGCGCTGAAAAAGGCCTTCCTGAAGTCGCCGGTGGAATTCTCGCGGATTTCGTCGGGCTTCTCGATGCGCGTGCATCCGGTCTCGGGCGAGTGGAAAGCCCACAAGGGCATCGACTTCCCTGCGCCGACCGGTACGCCGATTCGCGCCTCTGGCGATGGCGTCGTCGATTTCGCCGGCACGCAAAACGGCTACGGCAATTTCGTCACCATCAAGCACTGGAACAATTATTCGACCGCTTACGCCCACATGAGCCGCTTTGCGCCTGGCGTCAAAAAAGGCACCAAGGTCAGCCAAGGCGACGTGATCGGTTATGTCGGCAGCACCGGCTGGTCGACCGGCGCCCACTTGCACTACGAGTTCCGCGTCGGTGGCGAAGCCAAGGACCCGAGCAAGCTCAACGTGACCGCGCAGGCGCCGTTGACGGCCGCCGAACTGTCGCGCTTCAAGCTCTACGCGGCGGACATGTCGCACCGCTTCGCGCTGCTGCAACCAGGTGGCTCGACCGGCACCCGCGTGGCCGCGAAATAA
- the tyrS gene encoding tyrosine--tRNA ligase has product MTIPSSTPPASSKALPLTDRVQEALAITKRGVDELLIESEFAQKLARSEQNGVPLRIKLGLDPTAPDLHLGHTVVLNKMRQLQDLGHQVIFLIGDFTSMIGDPSGRNMTRPPLTKEQVEQNAMTYFKQASLVLDPAKTEIRYNSEWCDPLGARGLIKLASHYTVARMMERDDFSKRFKGGTPIAVHEFLYPLMQGYDSVALKSDLELGGTDQKFNLLVGRELQKDYDQEPQCILTMPLLEGLDGVDKMSKSKNNYIGITEPGNTMFAKIMSISDVMMWKYYELLSFRSIADVAALKATIDGGANPRDAKVALAQEIVARFHSQAAADEALNDFVNRSKGGIPDDVPEVALAGAPVGIPQLLKMAGLCPSTSEAMRMIDQGGVRLDGAVISDKAVKIEAGTFVLQVGKRKFARVTLSA; this is encoded by the coding sequence ATGACTATCCCTTCTTCCACACCGCCGGCCTCCTCTAAAGCGCTGCCCCTGACCGACCGTGTACAAGAGGCGCTCGCCATCACCAAACGGGGTGTCGACGAGTTGCTGATCGAAAGCGAGTTCGCACAAAAGCTGGCGCGTTCCGAGCAAAACGGCGTGCCGCTGCGCATCAAGCTGGGCCTGGACCCGACCGCACCGGATTTGCACTTGGGACACACTGTCGTGCTGAACAAGATGCGTCAGTTGCAAGATCTGGGCCACCAAGTCATTTTCCTCATCGGCGACTTCACGTCGATGATCGGCGACCCGTCGGGCCGCAACATGACGCGCCCGCCGCTGACCAAGGAGCAGGTCGAGCAAAACGCCATGACCTACTTTAAGCAGGCTTCGCTGGTGCTCGATCCGGCCAAGACTGAAATCCGCTACAACTCCGAGTGGTGCGACCCGCTCGGCGCGCGTGGCCTGATCAAGCTGGCCTCTCATTACACCGTGGCCCGCATGATGGAACGGGATGATTTTAGCAAGCGTTTCAAGGGTGGGACACCGATTGCGGTCCATGAGTTCCTCTATCCTTTGATGCAGGGCTATGATTCGGTCGCTTTGAAGTCCGATCTGGAGCTGGGCGGCACCGACCAGAAGTTCAATTTGCTGGTTGGCCGCGAACTGCAGAAGGACTACGACCAGGAACCGCAGTGCATTTTGACCATGCCGCTGCTGGAAGGTTTGGACGGCGTCGACAAGATGTCGAAGTCGAAGAACAACTATATTGGCATCACCGAGCCGGGCAACACCATGTTCGCCAAGATCATGAGCATTTCCGACGTGATGATGTGGAAATACTATGAGTTGCTGTCGTTCCGCTCGATCGCCGACGTCGCCGCGCTCAAGGCCACGATCGACGGCGGCGCCAACCCGCGCGACGCCAAAGTGGCGCTGGCGCAGGAAATCGTCGCCCGTTTCCACTCGCAGGCGGCGGCCGACGAGGCGCTCAACGACTTCGTCAACCGCTCCAAGGGCGGCATTCCGGACGATGTGCCGGAAGTCGCGCTGGCCGGCGCGCCGGTCGGCATCCCGCAATTGCTGAAGATGGCAGGCCTGTGCCCGTCCACCTCGGAAGCGATGCGCATGATCGACCAGGGCGGCGTGCGCCTGGACGGCGCCGTCATCAGCGACAAGGCCGTCAAGATCGAGGCCGGCACGTTCGTGCTGCAAGTGGGCAAGCGCAAGTTCGCCCGCGTGACCCTGTCCGCATGA
- the dusB gene encoding tRNA dihydrouridine synthase DusB codes for MAGVTDRPFRQLCKQLGAGYAVSEMAASNPRLWATEKSSRRTDHTGEMEPKAVQIAGADPKDLADCARFNVERGAQIIDINMGCPVKKVCNSWCGSALLQNEALVREIVEAVVGAVDVPVTLKFRTGWNRENKNALRIARIAEDAGIAMLTLHGRTRADGYTGDAEYDMIAAVKQSVAIPVVANGDITTPEKAKFVLDYTGADAVMIGRAAQGRPWIFREIEHFLRTGTHLPPPYVDEVRALMDEHLRAHYAFYGDYLGVRTARKHIGWYVRDLEGGEAFRQKMNLLESTDEQLIAVDQFFESQWTYGERLQYRLPEVLQAA; via the coding sequence ATGGCGGGAGTGACGGATCGGCCTTTCCGCCAGCTGTGCAAGCAGCTGGGGGCGGGGTATGCGGTGTCCGAAATGGCGGCCTCCAATCCGCGCCTGTGGGCGACGGAAAAGAGTTCGCGCCGCACCGACCATACCGGCGAAATGGAGCCGAAGGCGGTGCAGATCGCCGGCGCCGATCCCAAGGACCTGGCCGACTGCGCCCGCTTCAACGTGGAACGCGGCGCCCAGATTATCGATATCAATATGGGCTGCCCGGTCAAGAAGGTGTGCAACAGCTGGTGCGGCTCGGCCCTGTTGCAGAACGAGGCGCTGGTCAGGGAGATCGTCGAGGCGGTGGTCGGCGCGGTCGACGTGCCGGTCACCTTGAAATTCCGCACCGGCTGGAACCGCGAAAACAAGAACGCCTTGCGGATCGCGCGCATTGCCGAGGACGCGGGCATCGCCATGCTGACTTTGCATGGCCGCACGCGCGCCGACGGCTACACCGGCGATGCCGAGTACGACATGATCGCGGCGGTCAAGCAGTCGGTGGCCATTCCCGTGGTCGCCAACGGCGACATCACAACGCCGGAAAAAGCCAAATTCGTGCTCGATTACACCGGCGCCGACGCCGTCATGATCGGCCGCGCGGCGCAGGGCCGGCCGTGGATCTTCCGCGAGATCGAGCATTTCCTGCGCACCGGCACCCATCTGCCGCCGCCCTACGTCGACGAGGTGCGCGCGCTGATGGACGAACACCTGCGCGCCCACTACGCGTTTTACGGCGACTACCTGGGCGTGCGCACCGCGCGCAAACACATCGGCTGGTATGTGCGCGACCTCGAGGGCGGCGAGGCATTCCGCCAGAAGATGAATCTGCTGGAGTCCACCGACGAGCAACTGATCGCCGTCGACCAGTTCTTCGAATCCCAGTGGACTTACGGCGAGCGGTTACAATACCGCCTCCCTGAAGTTTTGCAAGCCGCATAA
- a CDS encoding YbhB/YbcL family Raf kinase inhibitor-like protein, whose product MKLSSESFRDGAAMPAACAFATMGADGQLALSGNRNPQLTWTDVPAGTESLVLLCIDGDVPTDATDINRTGVTLPASMPRDDFFHWSLIDIPVGLHQIAEGALSDGVVARGKPGPDVGLDGAALRQGVNDYTRWFSADPAMAGDYYGYDGPCPPWNDERVHHYIFRMYALDVPRLALDGRFTCIDVLNAIHGHIVDEAQLIGTYTLNPALAAEPARKPRKKTA is encoded by the coding sequence ATGAAACTGTCGAGTGAGAGCTTTCGCGACGGCGCCGCGATGCCAGCCGCCTGCGCCTTTGCCACCATGGGCGCCGATGGCCAGTTGGCGTTGTCGGGCAACCGCAATCCCCAGCTGACTTGGACCGACGTGCCGGCCGGCACCGAATCGCTGGTGTTGCTGTGCATCGACGGCGACGTGCCGACCGACGCCACCGACATCAACCGCACCGGCGTCACCTTGCCGGCGAGCATGCCGCGCGACGATTTTTTCCACTGGAGCCTGATCGATATCCCGGTCGGCCTGCACCAGATCGCCGAGGGCGCGTTGTCGGACGGCGTCGTGGCGCGCGGCAAGCCCGGTCCGGACGTGGGCCTGGACGGCGCCGCCCTGCGGCAGGGCGTCAACGACTATACCCGGTGGTTTTCGGCCGACCCGGCGATGGCCGGCGACTATTACGGGTATGATGGCCCCTGTCCGCCGTGGAACGATGAGCGCGTCCACCATTATATTTTTCGCATGTATGCGCTCGATGTGCCGCGTCTGGCATTGGATGGGCGCTTCACTTGCATCGACGTGCTCAACGCCATCCACGGCCATATCGTCGATGAGGCGCAACTGATCGGTACGTACACCTTGAATCCGGCCTTGGCCGCCGAACCGGCCCGCAAGCCCAGAAAAAAGACCGCATGA